From a region of the Rhodococcus sp. 4CII genome:
- the leuA gene encoding 2-isopropylmalate synthase, giving the protein MSPADAFTSGTRTITPPSKPAPSDQPEWNTQKNSSMPTFRYRSFSEEVEPVSLPDRTWPDKVIDRAPQWCAVDLRDGNQALIDPMSPARKRRMFELLVRMGYKEIEVGFPSASQTDFDFVREIIEDGAIPDDVTIQVLTQSRPELIKRTFEACEGANKVIVHFYNSTSILQRRVVFKAERDVIKKIATDAATLALEEAKKYPDTQWRWEYSPESYTGTELEYAKEVCDAVTEVLQPTPQNPVILNLPATVEMATPNVYADSIEWMHRNLARRDSVILSLHPHNDRGTGVAAAELGYQAGADRIEGCLFGNGERTGNVCLVTLGLNMFTRGVDPQIDFSNIDEIRRTVEYCNQLPVHERHPYGGDLVYTAFSGSHQDAINKGLDAMKFDADSQDADVDDILWAVPYLPIDPKDVGRTYEAVIRVNSQSGKGGVAYIMKADHGLVLPRRLQIEFSQAVQRITDGEGGEVSPKEMWDVFHEEYLAPITPLERMKQKVTAAEEDGGTDSITATVKVNGKEHEISGSGNGPLAAFVDALATIDFDVRVLDYSEHAMSAGDDAQAAAYVECAVTAPDGRNTVVWGVGIATSITTASLRAVVSAVNRAH; this is encoded by the coding sequence ATGTCCCCCGCTGACGCCTTTACCTCCGGAACGCGCACCATCACGCCGCCTTCCAAGCCTGCTCCCTCCGATCAGCCGGAATGGAACACGCAGAAGAATTCGTCGATGCCGACGTTCCGCTACCGCTCCTTCTCCGAGGAAGTGGAGCCGGTGTCGCTGCCGGATCGCACGTGGCCCGACAAGGTCATCGACCGCGCCCCGCAGTGGTGCGCCGTCGACCTCCGCGACGGCAATCAGGCGCTGATCGACCCGATGAGCCCCGCCCGCAAGCGCCGCATGTTCGAACTGCTGGTGCGGATGGGCTACAAGGAGATCGAGGTCGGGTTCCCGTCCGCGAGTCAGACGGACTTCGACTTCGTCCGCGAGATCATCGAAGACGGAGCGATCCCCGACGACGTCACCATCCAGGTGCTGACGCAGTCCCGGCCGGAGCTGATCAAGCGCACGTTCGAGGCCTGCGAGGGCGCCAACAAGGTGATCGTCCACTTCTACAATTCGACGTCCATCCTGCAGCGCCGGGTGGTGTTCAAGGCCGAGCGCGACGTAATCAAGAAGATCGCGACCGACGCGGCGACCCTGGCCCTCGAAGAGGCGAAGAAGTACCCGGACACGCAGTGGCGCTGGGAGTACTCCCCCGAGTCGTACACGGGCACCGAACTGGAGTACGCCAAGGAGGTGTGCGACGCCGTCACGGAGGTGCTGCAGCCGACGCCGCAGAACCCGGTGATCCTCAACCTGCCCGCCACCGTCGAGATGGCGACGCCGAACGTGTACGCCGACTCCATCGAGTGGATGCACCGCAACCTGGCGCGTCGCGACTCGGTCATCCTGTCGCTGCACCCCCACAACGACCGCGGCACGGGCGTGGCCGCAGCCGAACTCGGCTACCAGGCCGGCGCCGACCGCATCGAGGGCTGCCTGTTCGGCAACGGTGAGCGCACCGGCAACGTGTGCCTGGTCACGCTCGGGCTCAACATGTTCACCCGGGGCGTCGACCCGCAGATCGACTTCTCCAACATCGACGAGATCCGCCGCACCGTCGAGTACTGCAACCAGCTGCCCGTCCACGAGCGTCACCCGTACGGCGGCGACCTCGTGTACACCGCGTTCTCCGGCAGCCACCAGGACGCGATCAACAAGGGCCTCGACGCGATGAAGTTCGACGCCGACTCCCAGGACGCCGACGTCGACGACATCCTGTGGGCGGTTCCGTACCTGCCGATCGACCCGAAGGACGTGGGCCGCACGTACGAGGCCGTCATCCGCGTCAACTCGCAGTCCGGCAAGGGCGGCGTCGCGTACATCATGAAGGCCGATCACGGGCTGGTGCTGCCGCGCCGCCTGCAGATCGAGTTCTCGCAGGCCGTCCAGCGGATCACGGACGGCGAGGGCGGCGAGGTGTCGCCCAAGGAGATGTGGGACGTCTTCCACGAGGAGTACCTGGCGCCGATCACTCCGCTCGAGCGGATGAAGCAGAAGGTCACGGCGGCCGAGGAGGACGGCGGCACCGACTCCATCACCGCGACGGTGAAGGTGAACGGCAAGGAGCACGAGATCTCGGGTTCGGGTAACGGCCCGCTCGCCGCGTTCGTCGACGCCCTCGCGACGATCGACTTCGACGTGCGTGTGCTCGACTACTCCGAGCACGCCATGTCGGCCGGCGACGATGCCCAGGCGGCCGCTTACGTCGAGTGCGCCGTGACCGCTCCCGACGGACGGAACACCGTGGTCTGGGGTGTCGGCATCGCGACGTCGATCACCACCGCGTCGCTGCGCGCCGTCGTCTCGGCGGTCAACCGGGCGCACTGA
- a CDS encoding putative protein N(5)-glutamine methyltransferase encodes MSVSLSPSLEFVLVTRLRAAGCVFAEDEARLIVSAARTSDELSSMLDRRVAGVPLEHVLGWAEFCGLRIEVDPRVFVPRRRTAFLVEQAAALAPPNAVVVDLCCGSGAVGAALADALDRMELYAVDIDPVAVRCARRNVPDPGRVFEGDLYAPLPTSLTGRVDILVANAPYVPTEAIRLMPPEARLHEPRVSLDGGTDGLDIQRRVTAGARSWLAPGGHLLIETSERQAPRTAAAFADAGLTTRVESSDEMGATVVVGTNPR; translated from the coding sequence ATGTCAGTGTCTCTGTCACCGTCCCTCGAATTCGTCCTCGTCACGAGGCTGCGCGCCGCCGGTTGTGTGTTCGCCGAGGACGAGGCCCGGTTGATCGTCTCGGCCGCCCGGACGTCGGACGAACTTTCCTCGATGCTGGACCGTCGCGTCGCCGGCGTGCCCCTCGAGCACGTCCTCGGCTGGGCCGAGTTCTGCGGGCTGCGGATCGAGGTGGATCCGCGGGTGTTCGTGCCCCGCCGCCGCACCGCGTTCCTCGTCGAGCAGGCCGCCGCCCTCGCGCCGCCGAACGCTGTCGTGGTCGACCTGTGCTGCGGTTCGGGGGCGGTCGGGGCCGCGCTGGCCGACGCCCTCGATCGGATGGAGTTGTATGCGGTCGACATCGACCCCGTCGCCGTTCGGTGCGCACGGCGCAACGTTCCGGACCCCGGCCGGGTCTTCGAGGGCGATCTGTACGCGCCGTTGCCGACCTCGTTGACGGGACGCGTCGACATCCTGGTCGCCAACGCGCCGTACGTCCCCACCGAGGCGATCCGGTTGATGCCGCCGGAGGCGCGGCTCCACGAACCGCGGGTCTCGCTCGACGGCGGCACGGACGGCCTCGACATCCAGCGCCGGGTGACCGCCGGGGCGCGGAGTTGGCTCGCGCCCGGCGGGCATCTCCTCATCGAGACCAGCGAGAGGCAGGCGCCGCGCACCGCCGCGGCATTCGCGGATGCGGGGTTGACGACCCGGGTCGAGAGTTCGGACGAGATGGGCGCCACCGTCGTCGTCGGCACCAACCCCAGGTGA
- the ctaD gene encoding cytochrome c oxidase subunit I, producing the protein MNLAIPQHLPVRPYPARRRRKGGFFYKMITTTDPKDLGILYLITSFAFFMAGGLMALLIRGELAVPGLQFLSNEQYNQLFTMHGTIMLLLYATPIVFGFANYILPLQIGAPDVAFPRLNAFSYWAFLFGGTIAIAGFITPGGAADFGWTAYSPLTSTLHSPGVGADLWIMGLALSGLGTILGGVNMITTVICLRAPGMIMFRMPIFTWNIFITSILILVAFPILTAALMGLFVDRHLGANLYDPATGGVLLWQHLFWFFGHPEVYIVALPFFGIVSEIFPVFSRKPLFGYSGLVYATIAIAALSIAVWAHHMYATGAVLLPFFSFMTFLIAVPTGVKIFNWIGTMWKGQLTFETPMLFSLGFLITFIFGGLTGVILASPPLDFHVTDSYFVIAHFHYVLFGTIVFATYAGIYFWFPKMTGRMLDERLGKWHFWTTFTGFHGTFLVQHWLGAEGMPRRYADYLPSDGFTVLNSVSTVFAFVLGASTVPFVWNVFKSYRYGEVVTVDDPWGFGNSLEWATSCPPPRHNFTELPRIRSERPAFELHYPHMVDRMHREAHVGVRGAVAHATEPASADPKVNRQ; encoded by the coding sequence GTGAATCTGGCAATTCCACAGCATCTCCCGGTCCGTCCGTATCCGGCCCGGCGCCGCCGCAAGGGTGGCTTCTTCTACAAGATGATCACGACGACGGACCCCAAGGACCTGGGCATTCTGTACCTGATCACGTCGTTCGCGTTCTTCATGGCCGGTGGCTTGATGGCCCTGCTGATCCGCGGCGAACTCGCGGTCCCGGGGCTGCAATTCCTGTCGAACGAGCAGTACAACCAGTTGTTCACGATGCACGGCACGATCATGCTGCTGCTGTATGCGACGCCGATCGTGTTCGGGTTCGCCAACTACATCCTGCCGCTGCAGATCGGCGCCCCCGACGTGGCGTTTCCCCGCCTCAACGCGTTCAGCTACTGGGCGTTCCTGTTCGGCGGCACCATCGCGATCGCCGGGTTCATCACGCCGGGTGGCGCCGCGGACTTCGGCTGGACGGCGTACTCGCCGCTGACGAGCACATTGCATTCGCCGGGTGTCGGCGCCGACCTCTGGATCATGGGGCTGGCACTGTCCGGTCTCGGCACCATCCTCGGCGGCGTCAACATGATCACCACCGTCATCTGCCTGCGCGCCCCGGGCATGATCATGTTCCGGATGCCGATCTTCACGTGGAACATCTTCATCACCAGCATCCTCATCCTGGTGGCGTTCCCCATCCTCACTGCAGCGCTGATGGGCCTGTTCGTCGACCGTCACCTCGGCGCCAACCTTTACGACCCGGCGACGGGTGGTGTGTTGCTGTGGCAGCATCTGTTCTGGTTCTTCGGCCACCCGGAGGTGTACATCGTCGCGCTGCCGTTCTTCGGCATCGTGTCGGAGATCTTCCCGGTGTTCAGCCGCAAGCCGCTGTTCGGGTACAGCGGTCTCGTCTACGCTACGATCGCCATCGCGGCCCTGTCGATCGCGGTGTGGGCGCACCACATGTACGCCACCGGCGCGGTCCTGTTGCCGTTCTTCTCGTTCATGACGTTCCTGATCGCCGTCCCGACGGGTGTGAAGATCTTCAACTGGATCGGCACCATGTGGAAGGGGCAGCTGACGTTCGAGACGCCCATGCTGTTCTCGCTCGGCTTCCTGATCACATTCATCTTCGGCGGCCTCACCGGCGTCATCCTCGCGAGCCCGCCGCTGGACTTCCACGTCACGGACAGCTACTTCGTGATCGCCCACTTCCACTACGTCCTGTTCGGGACGATCGTGTTCGCCACCTACGCCGGCATCTACTTCTGGTTCCCGAAGATGACCGGGCGAATGCTGGACGAACGGCTCGGCAAGTGGCACTTCTGGACCACGTTCACCGGTTTCCACGGCACGTTCCTCGTCCAGCACTGGCTCGGCGCCGAGGGGATGCCCCGTCGCTACGCCGACTACCTGCCCTCGGACGGGTTCACCGTCCTCAACTCGGTCTCGACGGTGTTCGCGTTCGTCCTGGGCGCGTCGACGGTGCCGTTCGTCTGGAACGTCTTCAAGAGCTACCGGTACGGCGAGGTGGTCACGGTGGACGACCCGTGGGGTTTCGGCAACTCGCTCGAGTGGGCAACCAGCTGCCCGCCGCCGCGGCACAACTTCACCGAGTTGCCGCGCATCCGCTCCGAGCGTCCGGCGTTCGAACTGCACTACCCGCACATGGTCGACCGGATGCACCGCGAAGCGCACGTGGGCGTGCGGGGCGCGGTGGCGCACGCAACCGAACCGGCGTCCGCGGACCCGAAGGTAAACCGCCAGTAA
- a CDS encoding pirin family protein produces MPAVTVDNILALPRIDAPAPGAVDRPIRSLTTAPVGYEGEGFPVRRAFAGIDLSALDPFIHMDQMGEVDYAPGEPKGTPWHPHRGFETVTYMIDGIMEHQDSNGGGGTIGGGDTQWMTAGGGILHIETPPEHLVLSGGLFHGVQLWVNLPRDNKMAAPRYQDITGQKVALLSSADGGALVRVIAGDVDGHHGPGSTYTPISLVHATVAPGASLKLPWNPEFNALAYVLAGEGLVGPERRPIRMGQTAVYGRGDTLTIAAADTQDSRTESFEVFVLGGKPIREPVAMAGPFVMNTRAEVMQAFEDFQAGRLGSVPAAHETLS; encoded by the coding sequence ATGCCTGCCGTGACGGTCGACAACATCCTTGCCCTGCCGCGTATCGACGCACCTGCCCCCGGCGCCGTCGACCGCCCGATCCGGTCGCTCACCACAGCACCGGTCGGATACGAGGGCGAGGGCTTCCCGGTGCGCCGCGCGTTCGCCGGCATCGACCTGTCCGCCCTCGACCCGTTCATCCACATGGACCAGATGGGTGAGGTCGACTACGCACCCGGCGAACCCAAGGGCACGCCGTGGCATCCGCACCGCGGCTTCGAGACCGTCACCTACATGATCGACGGGATCATGGAACACCAGGATTCCAACGGCGGCGGCGGGACCATCGGCGGCGGCGACACGCAGTGGATGACCGCGGGTGGCGGCATCCTGCACATCGAGACCCCGCCCGAGCACCTGGTGCTGAGCGGCGGCCTGTTCCACGGCGTCCAACTGTGGGTCAACCTGCCGCGCGACAACAAGATGGCCGCGCCCCGCTACCAGGACATCACGGGGCAGAAGGTGGCCCTGCTGTCGTCGGCGGACGGCGGCGCTCTCGTTCGCGTGATCGCCGGTGACGTCGACGGCCACCATGGTCCCGGGTCCACGTACACGCCGATCAGTCTCGTCCACGCGACGGTCGCGCCGGGCGCGAGCCTGAAGCTGCCGTGGAACCCCGAATTCAACGCGCTCGCTTACGTTCTCGCGGGCGAGGGACTCGTCGGCCCGGAGCGCAGGCCGATCCGGATGGGCCAGACCGCGGTCTACGGGCGCGGCGACACCCTGACGATCGCCGCGGCCGACACCCAGGACTCGCGGACCGAGTCGTTCGAGGTATTCGTCCTCGGCGGCAAGCCGATCCGGGAGCCAGTCGCGATGGCCGGACCGTTCGTCATGAACACCCGGGCCGAGGTGATGCAGGCGTTCGAGGACTTCCAGGCCGGGCGGTTGGGTTCCGTTCCCGCGGCGCACGAAACGCTGAGCTGA
- a CDS encoding DUF732 domain-containing protein — MRRTLALTALTVCSAAILTACGGDTDTAASETTSASASVAARTTAATAPGSRVFAVADDPQTAADYLTYLRANGQTVTDDDLAVHQAGEICTALDAGKTLDQVREEWVPMLTNDGVYPYIIGAITRYCPDHENVLN; from the coding sequence ATGCGCCGCACCCTTGCTCTGACCGCCCTCACCGTCTGCTCCGCGGCGATCCTCACCGCGTGCGGTGGCGACACCGACACCGCAGCATCCGAGACGACCTCCGCTTCCGCCTCCGTGGCGGCGCGGACCACCGCTGCGACGGCCCCCGGAAGCCGCGTGTTCGCCGTCGCCGACGACCCGCAGACCGCCGCCGACTACCTGACCTACCTGCGCGCGAACGGCCAGACCGTCACCGACGACGACCTGGCGGTGCATCAGGCCGGCGAGATCTGCACTGCGCTCGACGCGGGCAAGACCCTCGACCAGGTGCGTGAGGAGTGGGTGCCGATGCTCACCAACGACGGCGTCTACCCGTACATCATCGGCGCGATCACCCGGTACTGCCCCGATCACGAGAACGTCCTCAACTAG
- a CDS encoding biotin carboxylase N-terminal domain-containing protein, translating into MFKRIAIVNRGEAAVRLIRAVRELNAEHNYGIRTIALHTEAERRAMFVRQADEGVCLRTVKTGTAYLDHAELARALRESKADAVWVGWGFVAEDPAFVEVCEQLGITFIGPPAEAMRLLGDKVEAKLLAEKVDVPVAPWSGGPVSTRADARRHAQAIGYPLIIKARSGGGGRGIRKVWSEDELEVALERTQGEAQRSFGDPVVFIERLVTDARHVEVQVIADNFGNVWAPGVRDCSIQRKNQKVIEESSSPLLTADQSNHLRAVSAELVRAAGYRGAGTVEYLYQPEQKTFTFLEVNTRLQVEHPITEATTGIDLVKLQILVASGEPLVGDCPPEFGHAVEARLNAEDAANGFAPAPGAVQLLKFPLGSGLRVDTGIAQGDVIPPDYDSMVAKVIAWGRDRSEALARLRTALRETTVVLQGGTTTKSFLLDLLDREEVISASADTGWLDRTDAGTSNVPTRTADVALIAAAIDVYDAEEKLEREAFLSSARGGRPRAGHAIGRKVELSYQGQAYGLTVTQVGAHSYRVDGDAPETEVEVDRLSEFESRLVIADRRHHVVSVAGRAQYLVEVDGISHQISQDEAGVVRAPAPAVVVAVPVSVGDEVEVGATLVVLESMKMETAVRAPVAGRVREVLAMVNSQVDAGTALLRVEESSEESTAPKAPRVQFELGAPASHGNTRADALEQIDALAALLTGYDVSAKRAGVLLADYEKLRAEIAGDPDLVQAELALLNTFADICEIGRNRPTAAEEDGDERVHSPREHFHTYLHTLDVELEGLPESFTTRLSRALRHYDVTDLERTAELEEAVYRLFLAQQRMDNQVPVIAALLDRWLNDGNASVRAPSGLGEVLDRLIIATQVRYPVIGNVARNVRFRYFDEPQIRKAREQVYDGVRGSLEYLAENPGAPDYQERLEALVATPQSLTELLGQRIARKSNTVGPLLEVVTRRYYDIRTLEDVTSFDRDGRRFVTGNFDLRGERLNLVSAVADYAELPGALDEINAVAAVNPENLVLDLYLSWTAPPADPDTMSADLRKALASLPLAATCRRVTVSVFGGTDVDVRKFTFRPDAGVLAEETLIRDMHPLTGQRLDLWRLKNFDGTRLPAVAETFLFNLVSRDNPTDERLIALAEVRDITPVRNEDGQVVGVPAAERVLQSCLDGIRRAQATRGSKRKLDANRVVLYVWPKIDVPVEDLEAFARVAAPLTAGAGLEEITVIARLQGEPGTESREKALRFSYRTGAGVVVKVTEPPTEPLQPLDAYTQKVRSSRARGTVYPYELIPLLTGRDGSFVEHDLDESGQLVPVERPYGQNKAGLVVGLVTARTDRHPEGMTRVALFGDPTKALGTVAEAECARLVAGVDLAEKLGVPVEWFALSSGATISMDSGTENMDWVSRGLRRLITFTQDGGEVNVIVAGINVGAQPYWNAEATMLMHTKGILVMTPDSAMVLTGKNSLDYSGGVSAEDNFGIGGYDRVMGPNGEAQYWAPNLPAACEILFAHYDHAYVVAGERFPRRAQTSDPIGRDVRSFPHVHPSSDFTTVGDIFSSETNPERKKPFDIRTVMRSLVDQDHAVLERWADMADADTSVVFDAHLGGYPVSVIGIESRAIARKGWSPANGPDQWTAGTLFPQSSKKTARAINAASGSRPLVVLANLSGFDGSPDSLRHIQLEYGAEIGRAIVNFDGPIVFCVVSRYHGGAFVVFSGALNDNMEVLAVEGSFASVLGGAPAAAVVFTREVNSRVAADPSIRELEANLAGAQNDAQQAHLRVELAAQQAAVRNEKLGEVAAEFEAVHNIQRAQRVGSVDAVIPAVELRPYIIGAVERGMRRAVEAGK; encoded by the coding sequence ATGTTCAAGCGAATAGCGATAGTCAACCGCGGCGAGGCGGCGGTCCGCCTGATTCGTGCCGTGCGCGAATTGAACGCCGAACACAACTACGGCATCCGGACGATCGCCCTTCACACCGAGGCAGAACGCCGCGCGATGTTCGTTCGCCAAGCCGACGAAGGTGTGTGCTTGCGCACAGTCAAGACCGGCACCGCCTACCTCGATCACGCCGAGCTGGCCCGCGCGCTGCGCGAGAGCAAGGCCGACGCCGTGTGGGTGGGCTGGGGCTTCGTCGCCGAGGACCCCGCGTTCGTCGAGGTGTGCGAGCAGCTGGGCATCACGTTCATCGGCCCGCCCGCCGAGGCGATGCGCCTGCTGGGCGACAAGGTCGAGGCCAAGCTCCTCGCCGAGAAGGTGGACGTCCCGGTCGCACCGTGGAGCGGTGGCCCCGTCTCCACGCGCGCCGACGCCCGCCGCCACGCCCAGGCCATCGGCTACCCGCTCATCATCAAGGCCCGCTCCGGTGGCGGCGGCCGCGGCATCCGCAAGGTCTGGTCCGAGGACGAACTCGAAGTCGCGCTCGAGCGCACCCAGGGTGAGGCCCAGCGGTCCTTCGGCGACCCGGTCGTGTTCATCGAACGTCTGGTCACCGACGCACGCCACGTCGAGGTACAGGTGATCGCCGACAACTTCGGCAACGTCTGGGCTCCCGGTGTTCGCGACTGCTCCATCCAGCGCAAGAACCAGAAGGTCATCGAGGAGTCGAGCTCGCCGCTCCTCACCGCCGACCAGTCGAACCACCTGCGTGCCGTCTCCGCCGAGCTCGTGCGCGCCGCCGGTTACCGCGGCGCGGGCACCGTCGAGTACCTGTACCAGCCCGAGCAGAAGACGTTCACGTTCCTCGAGGTCAACACCCGCCTCCAGGTCGAACACCCCATCACCGAGGCCACCACGGGCATCGACCTGGTGAAGCTGCAGATCCTCGTCGCCAGCGGTGAGCCGCTCGTCGGCGACTGCCCGCCCGAGTTCGGTCACGCCGTCGAAGCCCGCCTCAACGCGGAGGACGCCGCCAACGGCTTCGCCCCCGCGCCCGGCGCCGTGCAACTGCTCAAGTTCCCCCTCGGCAGCGGACTCCGCGTCGACACCGGCATCGCCCAGGGCGACGTCATCCCGCCCGACTACGACTCGATGGTCGCCAAGGTCATCGCCTGGGGACGCGACCGCTCCGAGGCGCTCGCGCGTCTGCGCACCGCTCTCCGCGAGACCACCGTCGTGCTGCAGGGCGGCACCACCACCAAGTCGTTCCTGCTGGACCTGCTGGACCGCGAAGAGGTCATCTCCGCGTCTGCGGACACCGGCTGGCTGGACCGCACCGACGCCGGCACCTCGAACGTCCCGACCCGGACCGCGGACGTCGCCCTGATCGCCGCCGCCATCGACGTCTACGACGCCGAGGAGAAACTCGAGCGGGAGGCGTTCCTCTCGTCCGCTCGCGGTGGACGCCCCCGCGCGGGTCACGCCATCGGCCGCAAGGTGGAGCTCAGCTACCAGGGTCAGGCCTACGGCCTCACCGTCACGCAGGTCGGCGCCCACAGCTACCGCGTCGACGGGGACGCCCCCGAGACCGAGGTCGAGGTCGACCGGCTCAGCGAGTTCGAGAGCCGCCTGGTGATCGCCGACCGCCGTCACCACGTCGTCTCCGTCGCAGGCCGCGCCCAGTACCTCGTCGAGGTCGACGGCATCAGCCACCAGATCAGCCAGGACGAGGCCGGTGTCGTCCGCGCCCCCGCTCCCGCAGTCGTGGTCGCGGTGCCCGTGTCCGTCGGCGACGAGGTCGAGGTCGGCGCCACGCTGGTCGTGCTCGAAAGCATGAAGATGGAGACCGCGGTCCGCGCCCCCGTCGCAGGCCGGGTGCGGGAAGTTCTCGCCATGGTCAACTCCCAGGTCGACGCCGGTACCGCGCTGCTGCGCGTCGAGGAGAGCTCCGAGGAGTCCACCGCTCCGAAGGCGCCCCGCGTCCAGTTCGAGCTCGGCGCACCCGCGTCGCACGGCAACACCCGGGCCGACGCCCTCGAGCAGATCGACGCGCTCGCCGCGCTGCTCACCGGTTACGACGTCAGCGCGAAGCGGGCCGGAGTGCTCCTCGCCGATTACGAGAAGCTGCGCGCCGAGATCGCGGGCGACCCGGACCTCGTGCAGGCGGAACTCGCCCTGCTGAACACGTTCGCGGACATCTGCGAGATCGGACGTAACCGCCCCACCGCAGCCGAGGAGGACGGTGACGAGCGCGTCCACAGCCCGCGCGAGCACTTCCACACCTACCTCCACACCCTCGACGTCGAACTCGAGGGCCTGCCGGAGTCGTTCACGACTCGGTTGTCGCGGGCGCTGCGTCACTACGACGTCACCGACCTCGAGCGCACCGCCGAGCTGGAAGAGGCGGTCTACCGCCTGTTCCTCGCGCAGCAGCGCATGGACAACCAGGTTCCCGTCATCGCCGCCCTGCTCGACCGGTGGCTGAACGACGGCAACGCTTCGGTCCGCGCACCCAGCGGACTCGGCGAGGTTCTGGACCGGCTCATCATCGCCACCCAGGTCCGTTACCCGGTGATCGGCAACGTCGCCCGCAACGTACGGTTCCGGTACTTCGACGAGCCGCAGATCCGCAAGGCCCGCGAGCAGGTGTACGACGGTGTCCGCGGCAGCCTCGAGTACCTCGCCGAGAACCCCGGCGCCCCGGACTACCAGGAACGTCTCGAGGCCCTGGTCGCCACCCCGCAGTCGCTGACCGAACTCCTCGGACAGCGGATCGCGCGCAAGAGCAACACCGTCGGGCCGCTGCTCGAGGTCGTCACCCGCCGCTACTACGACATCCGCACGCTCGAGGACGTCACGTCCTTCGACCGCGACGGACGCCGTTTCGTCACCGGCAACTTCGACCTGCGCGGGGAGCGTCTGAACCTCGTCTCCGCCGTCGCCGACTACGCCGAGCTGCCCGGTGCACTCGACGAGATCAACGCTGTCGCCGCGGTGAACCCGGAGAACCTCGTCCTCGACCTGTACCTGTCGTGGACGGCACCGCCCGCCGACCCGGACACCATGTCCGCCGACCTGCGGAAGGCCCTGGCGTCCCTGCCGCTGGCCGCCACCTGCCGCCGCGTCACGGTCTCCGTCTTCGGCGGCACCGACGTCGATGTCCGCAAGTTCACATTCCGTCCGGACGCGGGTGTCCTGGCGGAGGAAACGCTGATCCGGGACATGCACCCGCTCACCGGCCAGCGACTCGACCTGTGGCGCCTGAAGAACTTCGACGGCACCCGCCTCCCCGCGGTCGCCGAGACGTTCCTGTTCAACCTGGTCTCGCGCGACAACCCCACCGACGAACGCCTCATCGCGCTCGCCGAGGTCCGCGACATCACGCCGGTCCGCAACGAGGACGGCCAGGTCGTCGGTGTTCCCGCCGCGGAACGCGTGCTGCAGTCGTGCCTCGACGGCATCCGCCGGGCGCAGGCCACCCGCGGCAGCAAGCGCAAGCTCGACGCCAACCGCGTCGTGCTGTACGTGTGGCCGAAGATCGACGTCCCGGTCGAGGACCTCGAGGCGTTCGCCCGGGTCGCGGCACCGCTCACCGCGGGCGCCGGCCTCGAGGAGATCACCGTCATCGCCCGGCTCCAGGGTGAGCCCGGCACGGAGTCGCGGGAGAAGGCTCTCCGCTTCTCCTACCGCACCGGCGCGGGCGTGGTCGTCAAGGTCACCGAACCGCCGACCGAGCCGCTGCAGCCGCTCGACGCGTACACCCAGAAGGTCCGCAGCTCCCGTGCTCGCGGCACCGTCTACCCGTACGAGCTGATCCCGCTGCTCACCGGCCGCGACGGCAGCTTCGTCGAGCACGACCTGGACGAGTCGGGCCAGTTGGTACCCGTCGAGCGTCCGTACGGGCAGAACAAGGCCGGCCTCGTCGTCGGTCTGGTCACCGCCCGCACCGACCGGCACCCCGAGGGCATGACCCGCGTCGCACTGTTCGGTGACCCGACGAAGGCCCTCGGCACCGTCGCGGAAGCCGAGTGCGCCCGCCTCGTCGCCGGTGTCGACCTGGCCGAGAAGCTGGGTGTCCCGGTCGAGTGGTTCGCGCTGTCTTCCGGCGCGACGATCTCCATGGACAGCGGCACCGAGAACATGGACTGGGTGTCCCGCGGTCTGCGTCGCCTCATCACGTTCACGCAGGACGGTGGCGAGGTCAACGTGATCGTGGCCGGCATCAACGTCGGTGCGCAGCCCTACTGGAACGCCGAAGCCACGATGCTGATGCACACCAAGGGCATCCTGGTGATGACGCCGGACAGCGCCATGGTGCTCACCGGCAAGAATTCGCTCGACTACTCGGGTGGCGTCTCGGCCGAGGACAACTTCGGCATCGGTGGTTACGACCGCGTGATGGGCCCCAACGGTGAGGCGCAGTACTGGGCGCCGAACCTGCCCGCCGCGTGCGAGATCCTGTTCGCGCACTACGACCACGCGTACGTCGTTGCCGGGGAACGCTTCCCGCGCCGGGCGCAGACCAGCGACCCGATCGGGCGCGACGTGCGGTCCTTCCCGCACGTCCACCCGTCCAGCGACTTCACCACGGTCGGCGACATCTTCTCCTCGGAGACGAACCCGGAACGCAAGAAGCCGTTCGACATTCGCACGGTGATGCGTTCGCTCGTCGACCAGGACCACGCGGTGCTGGAGCGGTGGGCCGACATGGCGGACGCCGACACGTCCGTCGTGTTCGACGCACACCTCGGCGGCTACCCGGTGAGCGTCATCGGCATCGAGTCGCGGGCCATCGCCCGCAAGGGATGGTCGCCGGCCAACGGTCCCGACCAGTGGACCGCGGGCACCCTGTTCCCGCAGTCGTCGAAGAAGACGGCCCGGGCGATCAACGCCGCCAGCGGAAGCCGTCCGCTCGTGGTGCTGGCCAACCTGTCCGGCTTCGACGGGTCCCCGGACTCGCTCCGCCACATCCAGCTCGAGTACGGTGCCGAAATCGGCCGCGCCATCGTCAATTTCGACGGCCCGATCGTGTTCTGCGTCGTCTCCCGCTACCACGGTGGCGCGTTCGTGGTGTTCTCCGGAGCACTGAACGACAACATGGAGGTCCTCGCGGTCGAGGGCTCGTTCGCGTCCGTCCTCGGTGGTGCCCCCGCCGCGGCCGTCGTGTTCAC